The following coding sequences lie in one Bicyclus anynana chromosome 21, ilBicAnyn1.1, whole genome shotgun sequence genomic window:
- the LOC112056883 gene encoding probable maleylacetoacetate isomerase 2 isoform X1, with protein MGDLIEEMPVLYSYWRSSCSWRVRIALNLKEIPYDIKAVSLIKGGGEQHCNEYREVNPMEQVPSLVIDGHTLIESLSIMNYLEETRPQRPLMPQDCYKRAKVREICEIISSAIQPLQNLIVLIYVGEEKKKEWAQHWIMRGFRAIEKLLSSCAGKYCVGDEITLADCCLVPQVFNARRFHVDLRPFPIILRIDRELENLPAFRAAHPSAQPDCPPEVAK; from the exons aTGGGTGATCTTATTGAAGAAATG CCAGTATTATATTCATACTGGCGAAGCTCATGCTCATGGAGAGTGCGGATAGCACTCAACCTGAAAGAGATACCATATGATATAAAAGCTGTGAGCCTCATAAAGGGCGGTGGAGAGCAACACTGCAATGAATACAGAGAAGTCAACCCCATGGAACAAGTTCCGTCGCTGGTTATAG ATGGGCATACTTTGATAGAGTCATTGAGTATAATGAATTACTTGGAGGAGACAAGACCCCAAAGGCCACTAATGCCACAAGATTGCTATAAAAGGGCAAAAGTTCGTGAAATTTGTGAG ATAATATCATCAGCAATTCAACCCCTACAGAACTTAATAGTTCTAATCTATGTAGGGgaagagaaaaagaaagaatGGGCTCAACACTGGATAATGAGAGGATTTAGAGCTATTGAGAAACTCCTGTCCTCCTGCGCCGGGAAGTACTGTGTTGGTGATGAGATCACTCTAGCAGACTGCTGCCTTGTGCCACAAGTTTTTAATGCTAGAAG ATTTCACGTAGATCTGCGTCCATTCCCAATAATTCTGCGCATAGATCGTGAACTCGAGAACCTTCCAGCATTCCGCGCCGCGCACCCCTCCGCTCAGCCGGACTGCCCGCCCGAGGTTGCCAAATGA
- the LOC112056883 gene encoding probable maleylacetoacetate isomerase 2 isoform X2, which yields MAKPVLYSYWRSSCSWRVRIALNLKEIPYDIKAVSLIKGGGEQHCNEYREVNPMEQVPSLVIDGHTLIESLSIMNYLEETRPQRPLMPQDCYKRAKVREICEIISSAIQPLQNLIVLIYVGEEKKKEWAQHWIMRGFRAIEKLLSSCAGKYCVGDEITLADCCLVPQVFNARRFHVDLRPFPIILRIDRELENLPAFRAAHPSAQPDCPPEVAK from the exons ATGGCTAAG CCAGTATTATATTCATACTGGCGAAGCTCATGCTCATGGAGAGTGCGGATAGCACTCAACCTGAAAGAGATACCATATGATATAAAAGCTGTGAGCCTCATAAAGGGCGGTGGAGAGCAACACTGCAATGAATACAGAGAAGTCAACCCCATGGAACAAGTTCCGTCGCTGGTTATAG ATGGGCATACTTTGATAGAGTCATTGAGTATAATGAATTACTTGGAGGAGACAAGACCCCAAAGGCCACTAATGCCACAAGATTGCTATAAAAGGGCAAAAGTTCGTGAAATTTGTGAG ATAATATCATCAGCAATTCAACCCCTACAGAACTTAATAGTTCTAATCTATGTAGGGgaagagaaaaagaaagaatGGGCTCAACACTGGATAATGAGAGGATTTAGAGCTATTGAGAAACTCCTGTCCTCCTGCGCCGGGAAGTACTGTGTTGGTGATGAGATCACTCTAGCAGACTGCTGCCTTGTGCCACAAGTTTTTAATGCTAGAAG ATTTCACGTAGATCTGCGTCCATTCCCAATAATTCTGCGCATAGATCGTGAACTCGAGAACCTTCCAGCATTCCGCGCCGCGCACCCCTCCGCTCAGCCGGACTGCCCGCCCGAGGTTGCCAAATGA